A part of Astatotilapia calliptera chromosome 15, fAstCal1.2, whole genome shotgun sequence genomic DNA contains:
- the hyi gene encoding putative hydroxypyruvate isomerase isoform X1: MAPLKFCANISWLFTELPDFSQRILAAAAAGFQAVEAAWLYDSDLQELQRVRKATGVEVVLINTPPGDIKAGDLGLGAVPGREAEFREGLDLSVKYARALDCKRIHLMAGRVPVDSDRATVAKEMEAVFVQNLKYAADILSKEGITGLIEPINTRITDPGYFLDSPHQASAILEKVGKPNMKLQMPSTLFQDIFHWQIMDGNLTQNIQKYIPVIGHVQIAQVPSRNEPDSAGELSYSYLFDTLENIGYQGYIGCEYKPQGSTDEGLGWIKEYWAHRKC; encoded by the exons ATGGCTCCACTGAAGTTTTGTGCGAATATTTCGTGGCTGTTCACAGAGCTTCCGGACTTCAGCCAGAGAATATTAGCAGCAGCCGCGGCTGGATTTCAGGCTGTGGAGGCAGCGTGGCTGTACGATTCGGATCTACAGGAGCTTCAGAGAGTCAGAAAGGCCACAGGGGTGGAGGTCGTCCTTATCAACACCCCGCCAG gagATATAAAGGCAGGTGATCTCGGTCTTGGAGCAGTTCCTGGAAGAGAAGCAGAGTTCAGAGAGGGACTGGATCTAAGTGTGAAGTATGCCAGAGCTTTGGACTGTAAGAG GATTCACCTGATGGCTGGGAGAGTTCCCGTGGACTCTGACAGAGCGACGGTTGCTAAGGAAATGGAGGCGGTCTTTGTGCAGAACCTGAAATATGCCGCTGATATCCTTTCAAAG GAAGGAATCACTGGACTGATTGAACCGATCAACACCAGGATTACAGACCCCGGGTATTTTCTGGACTCTCCTCATCAGG caTCTGCAATCCTGGAGAAGGTTGGAAAGCCAAATATGAAACTGCAGATG CCGTCTACACTGTTTCAGGACATCTTTCACTGGCAAATAATGGATGGAAACCTCACACAAAACATTCAAAAGTATATTCCTGTCATTG GTCACGTCCAGATTGCTCAGGTTCCCAGCAGAAATGAGCCCGACAGCGCCGGAGAGCTCAGTTACAGCTACCTGTTCGACACACTGGAAAACATCGGCTACCAGGGTTATATCGGGTGTGAGTACAAGCCGCAAG GCTCCACAGACGAGGGTCTCGGCTGGATCAAAGAGTACTGGGCTCACAGAAAGTGCTGA
- the hyi gene encoding putative hydroxypyruvate isomerase isoform X2: MAPLKFCANISWLFTELPDFSQRILAAAAAGFQAVEAAWLYDSDLQELQRVRKATGVEVVLINTPPGDIKAGDLGLGAVPGREAEFREGLDLSVKYARALDCKRIHLMAGRVPVDSDRATVAKEMEAVFVQNLKYAADILSKEGITGLIEPINTRITDPGYFLDSPHQASAILEKVGKPNMKLQMDIFHWQIMDGNLTQNIQKYIPVIGHVQIAQVPSRNEPDSAGELSYSYLFDTLENIGYQGYIGCEYKPQGSTDEGLGWIKEYWAHRKC, from the exons ATGGCTCCACTGAAGTTTTGTGCGAATATTTCGTGGCTGTTCACAGAGCTTCCGGACTTCAGCCAGAGAATATTAGCAGCAGCCGCGGCTGGATTTCAGGCTGTGGAGGCAGCGTGGCTGTACGATTCGGATCTACAGGAGCTTCAGAGAGTCAGAAAGGCCACAGGGGTGGAGGTCGTCCTTATCAACACCCCGCCAG gagATATAAAGGCAGGTGATCTCGGTCTTGGAGCAGTTCCTGGAAGAGAAGCAGAGTTCAGAGAGGGACTGGATCTAAGTGTGAAGTATGCCAGAGCTTTGGACTGTAAGAG GATTCACCTGATGGCTGGGAGAGTTCCCGTGGACTCTGACAGAGCGACGGTTGCTAAGGAAATGGAGGCGGTCTTTGTGCAGAACCTGAAATATGCCGCTGATATCCTTTCAAAG GAAGGAATCACTGGACTGATTGAACCGATCAACACCAGGATTACAGACCCCGGGTATTTTCTGGACTCTCCTCATCAGG caTCTGCAATCCTGGAGAAGGTTGGAAAGCCAAATATGAAACTGCAGATG GACATCTTTCACTGGCAAATAATGGATGGAAACCTCACACAAAACATTCAAAAGTATATTCCTGTCATTG GTCACGTCCAGATTGCTCAGGTTCCCAGCAGAAATGAGCCCGACAGCGCCGGAGAGCTCAGTTACAGCTACCTGTTCGACACACTGGAAAACATCGGCTACCAGGGTTATATCGGGTGTGAGTACAAGCCGCAAG GCTCCACAGACGAGGGTCTCGGCTGGATCAAAGAGTACTGGGCTCACAGAAAGTGCTGA